Below is a window of Enterococcus gilvus ATCC BAA-350 DNA.
GACACACTTTATTGATTAGTTTGATCGCAACACCAATTCGCCACAGCATGTCTCCTACGATGCACAATGAAGCTTTCGCTAAATTGGGACTTGATTACGCTTATTTAGCTTTTGAAGTTGGAAACAAGGAGCTGAAGGATACCATTCAAGGCATTCGTGCTTTAGGAATACGTGGTTCGAATGTATCCATGCCTAATAAGCAAGCCATTATCCCTTATCTAGATGAAGTATCCCCAGAAGCAACTTTAATTGGTGCAGTAAATACCGTAACGAATGTTGATGGGAAAGGGCATCTGGTAGGTTACAATACTGACGGTATTGGTGCGATGGAAGCTCTGAAAGATGAAGGAGTCGAGGTAAAAGGACAGATTATTACTTTGACAGGAGCTGGCGGTGCAGGGACAGCAATTGCCATTCAAGCTGCTTTTGATGGAGCAAAGGAATTAAGAATTTTCAATATTCATGATACTGTTTATTCAAATGCTGAAGAAACAGTGCGTAAGATCAATGAAAATACTGAATGTAAAGCAACTATTACTGATCTAGCTGATCAAGAAGCATTTAAAACTTCTATTTCGGAAAGCAGTATTTATATTGATGCAACAGGTGTAGGCATGAAGCCTCTAGAAGACACAAGCTTGATTAATGATCCCACAGTTATACGTCCAGACTTAGTTGTTTTTGATGTTGTGTATTCTCCACGTGAAACGAAATTATTGAAATTTGCGAAAGAAAATGGCGCAAAAAAAGCGATCAATGGACTTGGTATGATGCTTTATCAGGGAGCAGCCGCTTTTAAATTATTTACGGGTGAAGATATGCCTGTTGACTACATTAAAGATCTTTTATTCAAAGATTAGGAGGAAAGAAATGAAAAAAGTAACCGTTGATCACATTACGATCGGTGACGGTCTTCCAAAAATCATTGTCCCGATGGTAGGCAATACCGTAGAAGAGTTAGAAAAAGAAGCCGAATTGATTCATACATTAGATTGTGATCTGGTAGAATGGCGAATCGATTTTTTTGAACAGGTTTCGAATTTTCAGGCCGTTGCTTCTCTTTCTCATAACTTAAAAGCCATTTTAGAAAAACCACTTCTAATTACTTTTCGAACGAAAAATGAAGGCGGCGTATACGACCTTTCAGAGAGTGATTATTTTGAACTCTATAAGACAATTATTTCTAATGGAAACTTGAATCTTCTGGATGTCGAATTGTTTATGCCAGAGAAACAAGTAAACGAACTTATTGATCTCGCACATAAGAACGAAATAAAAATTATTATGTGCAATCATGATTTTCAAAAAACACCAAAAAAAGAGGAAATTATCCATCGTTTGCGTTCAATGCAAGATAAAGGCGCAGATATTTGTAAGATTGCGGTAATGCCAACAGCTTCCGAAGATGTTTTAACTTTGCTGGATGCGACTCGAGAAATGTATGAAACCTATGCGCAAGTTCCATTAATAACCATGTCTATGGGGGCGCTGGGTATGATTAGCCGAGTATCAGGACAAGTCTTTGGTTCTGCAGCTACTTTCGGTTCGGCTACAACTGCTTCCGCGCCAGGACAAGTTCCTGTTGTTGAACTACGTAAAATGTTAGAGACATTAAAACAATAAGTTCTTTCAAAAACAGGTGAAATTGTTCACCTGTTTTTTTGTGTTGTAATTTAAAAAGTTAACATATGGTCATTGAAAAATAGACTAAAAAAACGATCGAGCCTTTTTTAAAAAAGCTCGATCGTTTTCAATGCTTGCAGCAAATTACTTTTCTTCTTTATCTTCTAGACCTCTTCGCTGCTCACCTTAGCAATTTTTCCTTGCTCCACATAAACCATTAAAATACTTATGTCTGCTGGATTTACACCACTAATACGGCTAGCTTGTGCAATTGTTTGCGGTTGAATCTTTTGTAATTTTTGTTTTGCTTCTGTAGCCAAACCATTAATTGACTCGTAGTCAATACGCTCTGGAATACGTTTTGCTTCCATTCGCTTCAATTTTTCTACTTTCTCCATCGCTTTTTTGATGTAACCTTCATACTTGATTTGAATTTCTACTTGCTCAATTTCTTTTTCTGTAAGGTTCTCATTAAACGCAATAAACTGCATTAATTCTTGATAGGAAATTTCTGGGCGTTTTAGGAAATCACTCGCTAGAACACCGTCTTTCAATTCTGCGCTATTTTTGCCTTGTAAGAAGCTTTGCACTTCTTTGGTAGGTTTTACCCGAACCGATCGTAAACGAGCCATCTCCGCTTCGATATGAGCCTTTTTGATCAAGAAAGCTTGGTAGTCTTCTTCTTCCACCAAACCAATAGTATGTCCAATTTCAGTCAAACGTAAATCTGCGTTGTCATGGCGTAAAATTAAACGATACTCTGCGCGCGAGGTTAGCAAGCGATAAGGCTCATTGGTTCCTTTTGTAACTAAGTCATCAATCATCACACCGATATATCCATCACTGCGTTTCATGATGAAGGGGTCTTTTCCTTGAATCTTCAATGCTGCATTGATCCCTGCCATCAACCCTTGCCCTGCCGCTTCTTCGTAGCCGCTAGTCCCGTTTGTTTGACCCGCAGTGTAAAGGTTCTCGACTACTTTTGTTTCTAGCGTTGGACGCAATTGGTGAGGGGCAACCATGTCATACTCGATCGCATAACCCGTACGCATCATCTCTGCTTTTTCTAATCCTTCAATTGAATGCAAAACGTCATTTTGCACATCTTCGGGTAGAGAAGTAGATAAACCTTGTACGTACACTTCTTCCGTGTTGCGACCCTCAGGTTCTAAGAACAATTGATGACGCTCTTTATCAGCAAACCGTACGATTTTATCTTCAATCGATGGACAATAGCGCGCACCGACACCGTCGACAATTCCTGTAAACATTGGTGCACGATGCAGATTATTCTGAATGATTTCATGACTTTTTAGGTTTGTATATGTCAGCCAACAAGGAATTTGATTCTGTAAGTATTGGCTATCAGGCGTTTGAAAACCAAAATGATTTGGTTTTTCGTCTCCTGGTTGGATCTCTGTTTTACTGTAATCAATAGAGCCTGATTTTACCCGAGGGGGCGTTCCTGTTTTGAAACGATGAATCTCTAACCCTAATTCTTGTAGATGGTCAGCTAATTTAATTGAGGGCTGTGAATTGTTCGGACCAGAAGAATACTTCAATTCGCCGATAATAATCTCTCCGCGTAAAGCTGTACCTGCTGTGATAATGACTGCTTTTGCTGAATAAACCGCACCTGTAGAAGTTACGACGCCTTTACAAATACCATCCTCCACTACTAATCGATCGACTACACCTTGTTTCAAGGTTAATTTTTCTTCTTTTTCAATAGTATGTTTCATTTCTTCCGCATAGGCGTGTTTATCTGCTTGCGCGCGTAGCGCACGCACAGCCGGACCTTTACCGGTATTCAACATCCGCATTTGAATGTATGTTTTATCAATATTGCGGCCCATTTCTCCACCAAGTGCGTCAATTTCTCGTACAACAACACCTTTGGCTGGCCCACCTATAGATGGATTACATGGCATGAAGGCCACCATGTCCAAATTGATTGTAATCAATAACGTCTTTTGTCCCATTCGTGCAGCTGCTAACGCTGCTTCCGAACCAGCATGCCCAGCTCCGACAACAATGACATCATAATTTCCTGCTTGATATTCCACGTAATTGCTCCTTTTCTCTATTTTCCTAAACAAAATTGACTAAATAATTGAGTGATTAATTCATCTTGTACACTGTCTCCAACAATCTCACCTAAATAGTCCCAACAGCGAGTCATATCGATCTGAACTAAGTCCACCGGCATACCTGCTAGGATTCCATTGCTTACTTCCTTTAAGGATTGTCCCGCTTTTTCGAGCAAGGCGATGTGACGCGTATTTGATACATAAGTAGCATCTTTTTCTCCGGTCTGACCACCAAAGAAAAGTTTAGCGATCGCTTCTTCCAATTGATCTAAGCCAGCTTTTTCTAAAACTGAGATGGCAAAAACTTCATCCGTCCCAAGACACATATTAAGTTCTTCTTGAGATAGTCGACTTGGAAGGTCTGTCTTATTTAGTAGAATTATTCGTTTTAAACCTTGCGTTGCTTTAAGTAATTCTTTGTCCTCTGTAGTGAGCGCCTCACTTTGATTCAAGACTAGCAAAATTAAATCTGCTTCACTCAACGCTTTGCGACTACGTTCAACTCCGATTTTTTCCACCACATCGTCTGTCTCCCGAATACCCGCTGTATCGATCAATTTTAACGGCACTCCACGAACATTGACATATTCTTCAATCACATCTCGTGTTGTCCCAGCTATTTCTGTTACAATCGCTTTTTCCTCGTGTAGCAAATAGTTCAACAAACTGGATTTACCAACGTTAGGTCGACCTATAATAGCCGTGCTAAGTCCTTCTCTCAGGATTTTTCCTTGCTTCGCATTTAATAGTAAAGCGTCGATTTGCTGTCCAACTTGTTGTGCTTTTTCTAATAGTAGTTGTGTCGTTAATTCTTCTACATCATCATATTCAGGATAATCAATATTTACTTCAACCTGTGCTAACGTCCCTAAGATTTCTTGTCGTAATTGACGAATTAAATGCGATAAATTACCGTCAAGTTGATTGATCGCAACGCTCATTGCTCGATCCGTTTTTGCTCGAATCAAATCCATTACAGCCTCTGCTTGCGATAGATCCACCCGTCCATTCAAAAATGCTCTTTTAGTAAACTCACCAGGCTCTGCTAAGCGTGCCCCTGAACGTAAAATCAATTGTAGTAATTGATTGACTACCACGATACCTCCATGACAGTTAATTTC
It encodes the following:
- a CDS encoding shikimate dehydrogenase translates to MTERLTGHTLLISLIATPIRHSMSPTMHNEAFAKLGLDYAYLAFEVGNKELKDTIQGIRALGIRGSNVSMPNKQAIIPYLDEVSPEATLIGAVNTVTNVDGKGHLVGYNTDGIGAMEALKDEGVEVKGQIITLTGAGGAGTAIAIQAAFDGAKELRIFNIHDTVYSNAEETVRKINENTECKATITDLADQEAFKTSISESSIYIDATGVGMKPLEDTSLINDPTVIRPDLVVFDVVYSPRETKLLKFAKENGAKKAINGLGMMLYQGAAAFKLFTGEDMPVDYIKDLLFKD
- the aroD gene encoding type I 3-dehydroquinate dehydratase, giving the protein MKKVTVDHITIGDGLPKIIVPMVGNTVEELEKEAELIHTLDCDLVEWRIDFFEQVSNFQAVASLSHNLKAILEKPLLITFRTKNEGGVYDLSESDYFELYKTIISNGNLNLLDVELFMPEKQVNELIDLAHKNEIKIIMCNHDFQKTPKKEEIIHRLRSMQDKGADICKIAVMPTASEDVLTLLDATREMYETYAQVPLITMSMGALGMISRVSGQVFGSAATFGSATTASAPGQVPVVELRKMLETLKQ
- the mnmG gene encoding tRNA uridine-5-carboxymethylaminomethyl(34) synthesis enzyme MnmG; translated protein: MEYQAGNYDVIVVGAGHAGSEAALAAARMGQKTLLITINLDMVAFMPCNPSIGGPAKGVVVREIDALGGEMGRNIDKTYIQMRMLNTGKGPAVRALRAQADKHAYAEEMKHTIEKEEKLTLKQGVVDRLVVEDGICKGVVTSTGAVYSAKAVIITAGTALRGEIIIGELKYSSGPNNSQPSIKLADHLQELGLEIHRFKTGTPPRVKSGSIDYSKTEIQPGDEKPNHFGFQTPDSQYLQNQIPCWLTYTNLKSHEIIQNNLHRAPMFTGIVDGVGARYCPSIEDKIVRFADKERHQLFLEPEGRNTEEVYVQGLSTSLPEDVQNDVLHSIEGLEKAEMMRTGYAIEYDMVAPHQLRPTLETKVVENLYTAGQTNGTSGYEEAAGQGLMAGINAALKIQGKDPFIMKRSDGYIGVMIDDLVTKGTNEPYRLLTSRAEYRLILRHDNADLRLTEIGHTIGLVEEEDYQAFLIKKAHIEAEMARLRSVRVKPTKEVQSFLQGKNSAELKDGVLASDFLKRPEISYQELMQFIAFNENLTEKEIEQVEIQIKYEGYIKKAMEKVEKLKRMEAKRIPERIDYESINGLATEAKQKLQKIQPQTIAQASRISGVNPADISILMVYVEQGKIAKVSSEEV
- the mnmE gene encoding tRNA uridine-5-carboxymethylaminomethyl(34) synthesis GTPase MnmE, coding for MAEITLEFDTIAAISTPPGEGAISIVRLSGDQAVTIADKVYRSGKKSLSDVPSHTIHYGHIIDPVEQQVVDEVMISVMRAPKTFTREDIVEINCHGGIVVVNQLLQLILRSGARLAEPGEFTKRAFLNGRVDLSQAEAVMDLIRAKTDRAMSVAINQLDGNLSHLIRQLRQEILGTLAQVEVNIDYPEYDDVEELTTQLLLEKAQQVGQQIDALLLNAKQGKILREGLSTAIIGRPNVGKSSLLNYLLHEEKAIVTEIAGTTRDVIEEYVNVRGVPLKLIDTAGIRETDDVVEKIGVERSRKALSEADLILLVLNQSEALTTEDKELLKATQGLKRIILLNKTDLPSRLSQEELNMCLGTDEVFAISVLEKAGLDQLEEAIAKLFFGGQTGEKDATYVSNTRHIALLEKAGQSLKEVSNGILAGMPVDLVQIDMTRCWDYLGEIVGDSVQDELITQLFSQFCLGK